One Zeugodacus cucurbitae isolate PBARC_wt_2022May chromosome 3, idZeuCucr1.2, whole genome shotgun sequence genomic region harbors:
- the LOC105212452 gene encoding proteasome subunit beta type-5, producing MALAEITGISNAKYMKKNNNPMNLLEQAYNLSNPYCLLAPPTNGPVDMKAMQAAGDKTGIKIDYDHGTTTLGFKYKGGVILAVDSRATGGQFIGSQEMKKIVEINKYLLGTLAGGAADCVYWDRVLAKECRLHELRNRKHISVAAASKIMANIAHEYKGMGLSMGMMLAGYDDKGAGLYYVDSEGSRSSGNVFSVGSGSIFAYGVLDSGYKYELEDEEAYDLGRRAIYHATFRDAYSGGIIRVYHLKEDGWIKISEDDCKELHYKYKDEKME from the exons ATGGCTTTAGCAGAAATTACAGGCATTTCAAATGCtaaatatatgaagaaaaataataatccaaTGAATTTATTGGAGCAGGCCTACAATCTGAGCAATCCCTACTGCCTTTTGGCACCACCAACCAACGGA CCCGTCGATATGAAAGCAATGCAAGCGGCAGGTGATAAAACCGGCATTAAAATTGACTACGATCACGGCACCACTACTTTGGGCTTCAAATATAAAGGTGGTGTGATTTTGGCAGTGGATTCGCGTGCCACCGGTGGACAATTTATCGGTTcacaagaaatgaaaaaaattgtcgaaatcaataaatatttattgggcACATTGGCTGGCGGTGCAGCCGATTGTGTGTACTGGGATCGTGTGCTCGCCAAAGAATGCCGCCTGCATGAGTTGCGGAATAGAAAGCATATCTCTGTTGCTGCGGCTAGCAAAATAATGGCTAACATTGCGCACGAATACAAAGGCATGGGCTTGAGTATGGGCATGATGTTGGCCGGTTATGACGATAAAGGTGCCGGTCTGTACTATGTCGATTCGGAGGGCTCACGCTCGTCAGGCAATGTGTTCTCGGTTGGTAGTGGCTCTATATTTGCTTATGGTGTATTGGATTCTGGTTATAAGTATGAACTTGAAGATGAGGAGGCCTACGATTTGGGTCGACGTGCTATCTATCATGCCACATTTAGGGATGCCTACTCTGGCGGTATTATACGTGTGTATCACTTAAAGGAAGATGGTTGGATCAAAATATCCGAAGATGATTGCAAAGAGTtgcattataaatataaagatgAGAAAATGGAATAA